A region of Paenibacillus sp. JNUCC-31 DNA encodes the following proteins:
- the hisF gene encoding imidazole glycerol phosphate synthase subunit HisF produces MLAKRIIPCLDVKDGRVVKGVNFVNLRDAGDPVELAALYDREGADELVFLDISASVEGRETMEEVVRQTAGEIAIPFTVGGGISKVEDMKRILRAGADKIAVNTAAVLNPQLIADGARRFGSQCIVVAVDAKYNEAWGEWEVYTHGGRKPSGIKALEWVKQAETLGAGEILLTSMDADGTKDGFDLKLTAAVSESVRIPVIASGGAGKESHFYDVFTTGKADAGLAATIFHYKEIAVPALKQHLREQGVEIRD; encoded by the coding sequence ATGCTGGCAAAAAGAATCATTCCTTGTCTGGACGTGAAGGACGGCCGGGTTGTCAAAGGCGTTAACTTCGTCAATCTCCGCGATGCGGGTGATCCGGTGGAGCTGGCGGCGCTGTATGACCGCGAGGGCGCGGACGAACTGGTATTTCTCGATATCTCCGCTTCGGTGGAAGGCCGCGAAACGATGGAAGAAGTGGTGCGGCAAACCGCAGGCGAGATCGCTATTCCTTTCACCGTGGGTGGAGGGATCTCCAAGGTGGAAGACATGAAGCGCATTCTGCGTGCAGGAGCAGACAAGATTGCGGTAAATACGGCGGCCGTGCTTAATCCTCAGCTGATTGCAGACGGGGCACGTCGCTTTGGCTCCCAGTGTATCGTGGTGGCAGTAGACGCGAAGTACAATGAGGCATGGGGTGAGTGGGAAGTTTATACGCATGGTGGGCGTAAACCTTCAGGGATCAAGGCACTGGAGTGGGTTAAACAGGCGGAGACATTAGGGGCTGGGGAAATTTTGCTGACTAGTATGGACGCGGACGGAACGAAGGATGGTTTTGATCTGAAGCTGACCGCAGCGGTATCCGAATCCGTACGCATTCCGGTCATCGCTTCGGGCGGTGCAGGTAAGGAATCCCATTTCTATGATGTGTTCACGACAGGCAAGGCAGATGCAGGTCTAGCAGCAACGATATTCCATTACAAAGAAATCGCCGTTCCGGCGTTAAAACAACATTTGAGAGAACAAGGGGTGGAGATCCGTGACTAA
- the hisIE gene encoding bifunctional phosphoribosyl-AMP cyclohydrolase/phosphoribosyl-ATP diphosphatase HisIE, protein MTNVSNEIKERLSLEQVVEHIRWSDGLVPAIVQDAETRQVLMMAYMNRESLKLSLESGETWFWSRSRQELWHKGATSGNVQTIISLKYDCDGDTLLVEVKPNGPACHTGEVTCFHNEIIGLPENSADSASEGTSADTTDATSASSSSESRFEVLAELESVIAERERERPEGAYTTYLFDKGVDKILKKIGEEASETIIAAKNKDNDELRLEVSDLMYHLLVLLQERKLPLDDIMSELSRRHERPRRD, encoded by the coding sequence GTGACTAACGTAAGTAATGAGATCAAGGAAAGGCTATCCTTGGAACAGGTTGTGGAGCACATTCGGTGGAGCGATGGGTTGGTACCTGCCATTGTTCAGGATGCAGAGACTCGTCAAGTGCTGATGATGGCTTATATGAATCGGGAATCCCTGAAATTGTCGCTCGAATCGGGTGAAACGTGGTTCTGGTCACGCTCGCGTCAAGAGCTTTGGCACAAGGGGGCAACTTCAGGCAACGTACAGACGATTATTTCATTGAAATACGATTGTGATGGTGACACCTTGCTGGTTGAAGTGAAGCCGAACGGACCTGCTTGTCATACAGGAGAAGTGACTTGTTTCCATAATGAGATCATAGGCTTGCCAGAGAATTCGGCAGACAGTGCTTCAGAAGGAACGAGTGCAGATACTACAGATGCTACTTCTGCAAGTTCCAGCTCGGAAAGTCGTTTTGAAGTACTGGCGGAACTGGAATCTGTGATTGCAGAGCGTGAACGCGAGCGGCCGGAAGGTGCATACACGACGTATTTGTTTGATAAGGGCGTTGATAAAATACTGAAAAAAATCGGTGAAGAAGCGTCCGAGACGATCATCGCCGCCAAAAATAAAGACAATGACGAGCTTCGTCTTGAGGTCAGTGACCTGATGTACCACTTGCTCGTTCTGCTGCAAGAGCGCAAACTGCCGCTGGATGACATCATGTCAGAGCTGAGCCGTCGCCACGAGCGGCCTCGCCGCGATTAG
- the hisJ gene encoding histidinol-phosphatase HisJ, whose protein sequence is MRIDYHTHHERCGHAVGKLEAYVQRGVEIGLSQIGLSDHMPLLHVDPAHYYPEMAMPMDELPRYVEECFSLKERYRGQIDVRVGLEGDYIEGWETEIRAIIERYPWDYVIGSVHFLGEWDITDFRQTHHWDGKDVLEVYRQYYDAVSKAASTGMYDIMGHTDVIKRFGFTPAPEQTGERIALENAALQAIAKSGCAMELNASGLSKPCAEMFPGRRMLTEAIQLGIPLTLGSDAHDPLKLGDYLPEAEALLRELGCTEVAVFEGRQRSFLSLNV, encoded by the coding sequence GTGCGCATAGACTATCATACACACCATGAGCGGTGTGGTCATGCCGTTGGCAAGTTGGAGGCGTATGTGCAGCGTGGGGTGGAAATTGGCCTGTCGCAGATTGGGCTGTCGGATCATATGCCTTTGCTGCATGTAGACCCCGCTCATTATTATCCTGAGATGGCAATGCCGATGGACGAGCTGCCACGTTATGTGGAAGAGTGTTTCTCTCTGAAGGAGCGGTACCGTGGTCAGATCGATGTACGTGTTGGTCTCGAAGGAGACTATATAGAAGGCTGGGAAACCGAAATTCGGGCCATTATTGAACGGTATCCATGGGACTATGTGATTGGATCCGTTCATTTTCTCGGAGAATGGGACATTACGGATTTTCGCCAGACCCATCATTGGGATGGTAAAGACGTACTGGAAGTCTATCGTCAGTACTATGATGCCGTGAGCAAAGCGGCATCTACAGGAATGTACGATATTATGGGCCATACGGATGTGATCAAACGCTTCGGCTTCACTCCGGCACCAGAGCAGACGGGAGAGCGTATAGCCCTGGAAAATGCAGCACTGCAAGCCATCGCAAAGAGTGGCTGTGCCATGGAACTCAATGCTTCAGGATTATCAAAGCCATGCGCAGAGATGTTCCCTGGCCGCCGGATGTTAACGGAGGCCATTCAGTTGGGGATTCCGCTGACACTTGGTTCCGATGCACACGATCCACTGAAACTGGGGGATTACCTGCCAGAAGCCGAGGCACTCCTGCGTGAACTGGGCTGTACGGAGGTCGCTGTTTTTGAAGGCCGCCAACGTTCGTTCCTTTCTTTAAATGTATAG
- a CDS encoding ribose-phosphate diphosphokinase, with the protein MQHSLRIFSGSSNPKLAEQVCDKLGVQLGKIKLSRFKSGEIYVHYEETIRNCDVFLIQSLSHPINELFVELLVMIDAAKRASARTVNIIVPYYGYARQERKSAPREPISAKMVADVLTTAGANRVVTIDLHAAAIQGFFNIPVDHMTSLDLISDYLLSKGIENPVVVSPDAGRASMAEKLANRLDSPFAIMIKKRPSHNESIITHVIGDVEGRTPIIIEDLIDTGTTILNVVEGLKERGSKNVYVCATHGLFSDGALGKLNHPSIAEVVVTDSIALPDDHPECFKVLPVAPMLASAIRIIVDGGSMATLFKDSGI; encoded by the coding sequence ATGCAGCATTCGTTACGTATTTTTTCCGGTTCATCGAACCCTAAGCTGGCAGAACAGGTATGCGACAAGCTGGGCGTACAACTAGGCAAGATCAAACTGTCCCGGTTCAAGAGCGGAGAAATATACGTTCACTACGAAGAGACGATCCGCAATTGTGATGTGTTTCTGATACAATCATTATCTCATCCGATCAATGAGTTGTTTGTTGAACTGCTCGTCATGATTGATGCAGCCAAAAGGGCTTCTGCCCGTACAGTAAACATTATTGTTCCCTACTACGGATATGCCCGTCAGGAACGTAAATCTGCCCCGCGCGAGCCTATTTCAGCCAAGATGGTTGCAGATGTGTTGACTACCGCCGGAGCGAATCGGGTAGTAACCATTGATCTGCACGCAGCAGCAATTCAGGGATTCTTCAATATTCCAGTGGATCATATGACATCATTGGATCTTATTAGTGACTATTTGCTGAGCAAGGGGATTGAAAATCCGGTGGTTGTCTCTCCTGATGCGGGGCGAGCATCGATGGCGGAGAAACTGGCGAATCGTCTGGACTCCCCATTTGCCATCATGATCAAGAAGCGGCCAAGCCACAACGAATCAATCATTACGCACGTCATTGGGGATGTGGAGGGTCGGACCCCGATTATTATTGAGGATCTGATTGATACCGGAACTACCATTCTCAATGTGGTTGAAGGATTGAAGGAGCGCGGCTCCAAAAATGTATACGTATGCGCAACACATGGGCTGTTCTCCGACGGAGCATTAGGCAAGCTGAATCATCCTTCCATCGCTGAAGTGGTGGTCACGGACTCGATAGCGCTGCCGGATGACCATCCCGAATGCTTCAAGGTGTTACCCGTGGCTCCGATGCTTGCCAGTGCTATTCGCATTATTGTGGATGGTGGCTCCATGGCGACACTGTTTAAAGATTCCGGCATTTAA